In Mastomys coucha isolate ucsf_1 unplaced genomic scaffold, UCSF_Mcou_1 pScaffold5, whole genome shotgun sequence, one genomic interval encodes:
- the LOC116077017 gene encoding uncharacterized protein LOC116077017 encodes MAKGPFSRKPWGPEQMYFDSDPEYEGLFDKPPLEESQTARAPKSASSAGRKSGRRSSGRAPGTRAGLSRKAAVRPEPKEEEPPVEEGCYLDHFPHLSIFIYAAIAFSITSCIFTYIHLQLA; translated from the coding sequence ATGGCTAAAGGTCCCTTTTCGCGCAAGccctggggtccagagcagatgTATTTCGACTCTGACCCTGAGTATGAGGGCCTGTTCGATAAGCCTCCCCTGGAGGAGAGCCAGACTGCGCGTGCACCTAAGTCTGCATCCTCGGCTGGCAGGAAATCTGGTCGGCGTTCGAGCGGGAGGGCTCCGGGGACCCGCGCTGGGCTGTCCCGAAAGGCCGCCGTGCGTCCAGAGCCCAAGGAAGAAGAGCCTCCGGTGGAAGAGGGCTGCTACCTTGACCACTTCCCGCACCTCTCCATCTTCATCTACGCGGCCATCGCCTTCTCCATCACCTCCTGCATCTTCACCTATATCCATTTGCAGCTTGCCTAA